The genomic interval GAGTACAGGCAGTGACTGCAAATGGGGTTGGATCCGGGGCCGCCTTCTGTCCATGAAGATTTCGGCTGATCAAACGGCCATTTTACTCGAATTGATTGATGTCGACAGCGAAGAGTATGTGGTTGATCTGCCGTATTCTGAATCCAATGAGCAACGGATCAGGGAGCTGATGTTCAGCTTTGTGAAGTTGAGTGCTGTCTGCGGAACCGTGGCGAATGAAAACCGGCAGATGGTCGGCCGTATTTTTTATGCTCATTCAGCGGATGATTTTCTGCTCTCAGGGGAGGAGTGGCTGCTGAATACGGTTGATACTGCCGAAATTCATGAACTCCTGCGCTATAAAGTGTCATTTAACCGTCCGTTCCGGACTCATGGCACTGTGCTGTATTCCCGGGATCAGGAGATGGTACTGCGGGGCAGACGGGCCTGTCTTAAAGTGGCTCTGAATGATCCGGTTGATGTGGAGCCCGGGGTTGAAGTTTCATTGACCGGTTTCATCTGGCTCCAGCCGGTCAGTCCGGCATTCCGGGCCGGTAAGGTTGAGGTGACCGGTAAAGCGGACAAGCCGCTTCCTGTACTGCTGGATCTGTCGGAACCGCTTGATCCTCTGATGAATTATGATCTGGTTCAGGTGGATGCGGAACTGATCGAAATCAAGAAAGACTATGCCAAAGGCGGTACAGTTCCGCAGTATACTATGCGCTGCCGCTCGGCCGGTGAATTTTTTGAAGCACGCCTGCCGGCAGGGATACAGCCGACAGGCCGGATTGATCCGGGCGCGTTGCTGCGTCTTTCCGGTATCTGTAATATGCAGCGGGATGATGCGGAATACCTGAATCTGGTGATATCCGGTTTCTGGATGCAGTTGCGCGGAACGGCGGATATTGAAGTACTCAGTCCGCCCCCCTGGTGGACAAAAGCCCGCCTGCTCATGCTGCTCGGCGGGGTACTGAGCATTACGCTGATTTCCATGGTCTGGATTGTGATCCTGCGGAAAACCGTGGAACGTCAGACCCGTATTATTGCCGAAAAAGTGGAGCGCGAATCGATCCATGAAGAGCGGCAGCGGATTGCCCGGGAACTGCACGATAATCTGGAGCAGGGCCTGGCCGGGGCGATTTTTCATCTGGGAGGGGTGCGGCGTATTTTCCGGAAGAGTGCTGAAAAGAATTTCCGGCATCTGGCCGATTTGGCGGCGGCGGGCAATCTTGAGGGTGTGCATGCTTTTTCCGGGAAGTGGAAGACGGAAACGGATCAGAATGCAGAGGCGCTGGAAGCTGTCGAGCATATGCTCTCACACTGTTCGGAGGAATCGAGAACCTCGATTCTCGACCTGCGCGGCGGTCTGCTTGAAAAAATGGATCTGGCAGAAGCGGTCCGGGTCAGCTTCCGGACCCTGGAAAAAGAACGGGGGATTAAAGTGAACATCAGGATTGATGGGCAGCCCCGCCGTTTTGTACCGGCGGTGGAGCGGAATGTTCTTCTGGTCATCAAAGAGGCGGTTTCCAATGCCGCGCGGCATGCTTCGGCGGATCGGATTCATGTGAAACTTGATTTTTCGGCGGGCCTGAAGGCAGTGGTTATCGATAACGGATGCGGGTTTGATTTAAAGGAGCAGTCGCAAGCCGGGCGTTTCGGGCTGCAGGGTATGCAGGAACGAATGCAGAACATAAAAGGTTCGTTAAGTATTGAAAGCAGAAAAGGCGAAGGTACCGTGGTGACAGCGGAAGTGGCGTCGGTTTAGAAAGGGGCGGATGATATGGACCAATGTATTCGAATTCTGATTGTTGATGATAATCCCATGATGCGTTTCGGACTGCGGGGCAGCCTCAGTTCTGAGGAGGGATTCAAAGTGATCGGCGAGGCGGCAAGCGGGGAAGAGGCCCTGGCTTTTGTTCGGGAGTATCGACCGGATGTGGTTACGATGGATTATAAAATGCCCGGAGGAAACGGGATCGAGGCCACGACAGAAATTTTAAAGGATGTGCCGGAAACAAAAATCATTCTCCTTTCGGTGTTTGATTCGGAAGAGGATATCTGGAAGGCCGTTCAGGCAGGGGTCTGCGGTTATCTGACCAAGACTGCCGGTGATGTGGATGAACTGATTGACGCGGTTAAAACCGTGGCGGCCGGAAAAGAATTTTATCCGGAAATTATTGCTCAGAAACTGAAAGAACGGCGTAAGATGTCGGACCTGAGTCCTCGTGAGGTCGAGGTGCTCAAGTTGCTGGCTGCGGGGCATTCCAATAAGGAAATGGCTGCTGCACTGGGGATTTCAGATGAAACGGTAAAAGCGCACCTTGCAAACCTGCGGTCCAAACTCGGGGCCAGTGACCGTACGCACGCGGTAGTGATGGCCTATGAAAAAGGCATTCTTCATTTAAATGAATAATTCAGACGCTCCATCCCCCAAATAGGGAATCCTTTTTGAGCACTTACGTTCTCATTGTGAATGGTATACGTGGGTATCAAATGTGAACTGTAATAACAAAAAGGAGATTCTGGATGAGTAAGAGGATGTATTTTGCGTGCGGTGCGGTTGCACTGGCTCTGGGGGTTTGTGCGGATGTTTCGGTTATTACCGCGGTGAATCCCGCTGAGGGATGGTGGAGCAACGGTGTCAACAGCAGCAATAAAACGATGGGGGCATCGGCAACCATTACAGATGCAGGGGGCACCTATTCCGGTTTTACCGGCATCAGCAGTGTGGCGGGCAGTATCGGCGGAAACATTCTCCACGGCAGTATTGCAACAGACAATCCCGGAACAGCGGCAGAGGCACTGACCGATAACCGTCTGGATACAGGGGTGGGTAATCCCAGCGACAATACGCAGTTCTGGCTGGGGGAGACGGTCTCATCGCGGCACTTGCTGGCATTTATTTGGACCGGTACCCGAACGGACAATGGATCAACGAGTTCATGGTACGATCAACCAGCATCCATTACAGCTTTTGATAGCAGCGGTTCGCAGGTCGGAAGCACGGTCAGTGTTCCGGATGTGGGCGGTGAACATTTCGGACGGGTGAATCTGGGGGGATATACGGCTTTAAATGACCGGGGTATTTTCGGGGTCACGGTTGACATTGCCGATTTCGGCGGAACGGCTTCCGAGATTGCCTATGTCAGCATCGCCGGCACCCCCAGAACAGATACAACAGATATGATGTATGTCGGAACCGCTGCTGTTCCGGAACCTGCAACGCTCGGACTGATTGCTCTGTCCGGCGGAGCGGTACTTTGCATACGCCGCACGTTTATGATCTGAACGGAAAATTACAGGAGAAAGAGAAATGAAGAAACTATTATTCACTATAGCAGCAGGCTGT from Verrucomicrobia bacterium S94 carries:
- a CDS encoding sensor histidine kinase; its protein translation is MVSGVCAMVRIYVGQVPITSILEIRRLTAEQAELGYPVAVEAQVVRVNPYKNHFFINDGEFGIFVGGISESPSIVESLNAGDVVLVCGKTTAGAFMPDIQATSVQVRGNRPRPEPMQIYNTDFVSTGSDCKWGWIRGRLLSMKISADQTAILLELIDVDSEEYVVDLPYSESNEQRIRELMFSFVKLSAVCGTVANENRQMVGRIFYAHSADDFLLSGEEWLLNTVDTAEIHELLRYKVSFNRPFRTHGTVLYSRDQEMVLRGRRACLKVALNDPVDVEPGVEVSLTGFIWLQPVSPAFRAGKVEVTGKADKPLPVLLDLSEPLDPLMNYDLVQVDAELIEIKKDYAKGGTVPQYTMRCRSAGEFFEARLPAGIQPTGRIDPGALLRLSGICNMQRDDAEYLNLVISGFWMQLRGTADIEVLSPPPWWTKARLLMLLGGVLSITLISMVWIVILRKTVERQTRIIAEKVERESIHEERQRIARELHDNLEQGLAGAIFHLGGVRRIFRKSAEKNFRHLADLAAAGNLEGVHAFSGKWKTETDQNAEALEAVEHMLSHCSEESRTSILDLRGGLLEKMDLAEAVRVSFRTLEKERGIKVNIRIDGQPRRFVPAVERNVLLVIKEAVSNAARHASADRIHVKLDFSAGLKAVVIDNGCGFDLKEQSQAGRFGLQGMQERMQNIKGSLSIESRKGEGTVVTAEVASV
- a CDS encoding response regulator transcription factor, with the protein product MDQCIRILIVDDNPMMRFGLRGSLSSEEGFKVIGEAASGEEALAFVREYRPDVVTMDYKMPGGNGIEATTEILKDVPETKIILLSVFDSEEDIWKAVQAGVCGYLTKTAGDVDELIDAVKTVAAGKEFYPEIIAQKLKERRKMSDLSPREVEVLKLLAAGHSNKEMAAALGISDETVKAHLANLRSKLGASDRTHAVVMAYEKGILHLNE
- a CDS encoding PEP-CTERM sorting domain-containing protein — its product is MSKRMYFACGAVALALGVCADVSVITAVNPAEGWWSNGVNSSNKTMGASATITDAGGTYSGFTGISSVAGSIGGNILHGSIATDNPGTAAEALTDNRLDTGVGNPSDNTQFWLGETVSSRHLLAFIWTGTRTDNGSTSSWYDQPASITAFDSSGSQVGSTVSVPDVGGEHFGRVNLGGYTALNDRGIFGVTVDIADFGGTASEIAYVSIAGTPRTDTTDMMYVGTAAVPEPATLGLIALSGGAVLCIRRTFMI